The following coding sequences are from one Hymenobacter sp. DG25A window:
- a CDS encoding OmpA family protein, with the protein MFRALYVSLLAVLLASEVKGQSLAGVWQGAESETGQPGMAWPTVLRLQYGESKTMFGVLYQEILHDPGSSVSFQIQGTQAGTQLQITETRVLYQRFRDPDNYWCQGAVTFTYDAAEEKLTGRATYRPVGTCDFGKFTLYRIKLKSAATVPAGKPTTIHVTGREVQWYADAELNQPVNRGGTFRTSLTKTTTFYLTQGYYPTSQQTPVAVTIQVVPPKSAPKTPLAVRPPAKQPAPAAGKKLPAAAPLVTTTPVVLPKVLFFLGTAELLPAGEASLHQLVRELRARPALKIRVAGHTDQVGEDQKNLALSEKRAATVKAFLLRAGIDPARISTIGYGGAHPLFPSPDARNRRVEVEEMRD; encoded by the coding sequence ATGTTTAGAGCGTTATATGTTAGCCTGCTGGCAGTGTTGCTGGCCAGTGAAGTAAAAGGCCAGTCGTTGGCGGGCGTGTGGCAGGGGGCGGAAAGTGAAACTGGTCAGCCGGGTATGGCGTGGCCTACAGTGCTGCGCCTGCAGTATGGCGAGAGCAAGACCATGTTTGGAGTACTGTACCAGGAAATTCTGCACGACCCCGGCTCGTCAGTATCCTTCCAGATACAGGGCACCCAGGCAGGCACCCAGCTCCAGATAACTGAAACGCGGGTTTTGTATCAACGATTCCGCGACCCGGATAACTACTGGTGCCAGGGCGCCGTCACTTTCACCTACGACGCGGCCGAAGAAAAACTGACCGGCCGGGCCACCTATCGGCCCGTCGGCACCTGCGACTTCGGCAAGTTTACCCTTTACCGCATCAAGCTAAAATCGGCGGCTACGGTGCCGGCGGGCAAGCCCACCACCATACACGTGACGGGCCGTGAGGTGCAATGGTACGCCGATGCGGAGCTAAACCAGCCGGTAAACCGAGGGGGCACTTTCCGCACCAGCCTTACTAAAACCACTACGTTTTACCTTACACAGGGGTATTATCCCACTTCGCAGCAAACGCCGGTGGCAGTTACTATTCAGGTAGTCCCGCCCAAAAGTGCGCCCAAAACGCCATTAGCTGTTCGCCCGCCGGCAAAGCAGCCGGCCCCGGCTGCCGGCAAAAAGCTGCCCGCCGCTGCTCCGTTGGTAACTACTACCCCCGTGGTGTTACCGAAAGTGTTGTTCTTCCTTGGCACGGCGGAGCTGTTGCCGGCGGGCGAGGCCTCCCTGCATCAGCTGGTCCGGGAGCTGCGTGCCCGTCCTGCGCTCAAAATCCGGGTGGCAGGCCACACCGACCAGGTTGGCGAAGACCAGAAAAACCTGGCTCTATCGGAAAAACGAGCTGCCACGGTAAAGGCCTTTTTGTTGAGAGCGGGCATCGACCCGGCGCGCATCAGCACCATCGGGTACGGCGGGGCGCACCCCCTGTTTCCCTCACCCGATGCCCGCAACCGGCGCGTGGAAGTAGAGGAAATGCGTGATTGA